aaatacGAATTTTTCTGCgataaatttcccattgaaaatgaatgggacagccaataaaaaacatgcaaagtACACAGTTCTTCAAAGgtatttgaactttaaaatgtggacacaagccttgtgtattggtgtccTTGTTTTGATAAGtgttatagtttttgatcagtCACTGTTTAATGACCATAAAAATTTTTGTCGAAATTTGTTTTAGAGTGCACAAGCTCGTTAATTACAGTGAGAGAACATGTGTGAAATGGCttgaaatttttctctttccacgctcgtcccagccacaatttacacactagacacatgatttttcccacagtttgtagacaaacttgttgtgtctctcacaatgtgctcagcaaagcagtgagatgtacagaatttaaactgcaagACTCTGTTtgcggtaaagtacctgtctctTCTCCATTGACTCTAATGCAAagtttttctgagaaaaggagaagggacctttgtctttaactcgcgAGTGTTTTCCAAATATTTAATCtagtagggaaaaaaaacatatcaaagtctttaggaaggtcttacgacacacacggtctgcttgtttttctgagaGGAGCTACCATTTTGTCACAGTGTGCAGTGAGCTGTGTGCctcagctctgggccacagctgagaccagttcatttatcagatgtctctgctgttaatgcagctgatccctgtgtcccatcacacaccaacacacacacctccccacccacataggtaactttgtgattacagttacacacatgcacgcgcacaAGCgcgccctcctcacccacacacacacagaagtaaCTTTATGTCACTGGCCACACAGTtacacatatacacaagtaACGAgctacacagaaacacacaggtagctttatgttattacagttacagatacacacacacaaagaggacgcacacacacaaacacacatatgggCGCGCAAGCACCCCGTAGCTCTTTCAAAAATTCCCAGAGGGAGTTTTCTAGTTGTCTGTTTCATGCGCTGGCTGACTCTCAAGATGCCAAAGGCAAATTtccattgtgtttttaaaccatTGGACAATAAAGTTatccttatcttatcttatcttcaaCCTCATGATTCTCATGTACTTTATAGACCGGTGTGTGCCTTTCCTAATAAAGTCCAATCAATTTAGTTGAACTCAGTTGGACTCTAGTGAAGGTGTAAAAccagggaggagaagaaatggacAACGCCTGAGGTAAATAGGAGTGTCACAGCAAAGGGTCTGAATACTTATGGCCATGTGATATTTCAAAAGCCATGTTACCAGAAAATGGATCTAAACCAGCAGAAACCACACTattcaaatgcaaatacaattgaaaaagaaacaaaagtcagaaaaataaaaatacctccAATAAGTAACATAAATTACTGGTAATGTTTGATCTGCCCCCTCCTCTTGTCAGCAATAATAGgtcattatttaatgttttcttcctcctctgctaaataataataatagcaacaacactaataataacaataataatatttaaagtgctttagTAGTTTGACTGGCCATGTGAACTATATTCAGAAGCGACTTATGTATGAAAAAATATAGTCTACGCTATGACCACAAGAGGGAAGGGAGGCTTTTATTTCAAAATCCCTCCTCGTTCAGTagctcatcttcatcttcctcatgtGCTGTCCTCCTCGCTGCTGTgacctgtgtctctgtctctgttgtgcTGTAGCGCTTCACTCCCAGTCAATTCAGAGTATTTTAACAGTGTGTTCTGCGGTCCGTCTTCAGTCTCTGCTCTGTGTCCGGAGCTTGGTTGTGACCGAAGCAGAGACCGAAGTGCAAGGCTGTCCCTCTCTGAAGCAGAGGAGAGGTCGGCTTCACTCCCGTCAGTCTGTCAGTCTTCACAGACAGTCCACAAACAGTTTCTAACCATATCCTTGTCAGTTTGCTCCAGGAGatgagttgtttttctttgttcttgtcttttgttttgtaccCGGCCTGTAGTAGGCTATGTCATTTAAACAAAGCCCTGACCATTAGCCTTTATGAGACCCGAGATTAACtgaatgtttgaaaaataaatgcgatttatatatgtttttttcatcttcatcatgtatttttttgacAGATGCGACTAATACACCGGTGCGACATATAGTCTAGTCCGGAAAATGCGGTAGACCACTTCTTGTTCATTCCCATACCTCGTGAAAGTCATCTCTTTATACCTCTGGAcaaattgtgtaacatttttaCTGTACCTGATTTCCACAAAATCACCCAGAGTCCTGATGGCTCCTTTATTGCACTGTGCATATTATTTGTAGATTGCTTTTGTAAGTGTTTCCCCAGACTCTTTGCTAATTTATTACATACATGTTATATGAGGTTTCCAGCAGATTATATTGTCAATGGTCACACCCAGATATTTAGTTTCTTTCACAGTCTCCGTGTTTCCATTATCAATCAATGATTTGTGTTTAGAGCAGTTGACTCATTGTTTCCAAATAACATAATCttagttttattcaaatttaaagaTAATTTGTTTGAGTCAAACCATGTATTCAGTTTATATATTTGTGATGTGAACATCTCCAATAGCTTCTGTAGATTATTTCAGGAGCAAATTATATTTGTATCAAAAAACAgaattctctgtgtttttgatacatagaatagaatagaatagaatagaatagaatagaatagaatagaatagaatagaatagaaaacctattgtcattatacagtgggaataagattggagagcttctccttttcagtgacCCACAAgtatattgaaaatatacagaaattatgaaatatatatcGTTTATGttgcagcagtggtaaaagtgtaaacatgtgttgcacaagtttttttttttttttcagaatagaCATAATAGTAGCATCAATGTAGTTAGATGTCTGTTATTGCACATCCTGTATTACCTTGAGTGACAGTCAGTTTGTCTGTACTCTGATACATCTGTAGCGCCTCCTAGAGGTCAACAGCTCAAATAGCTGAGAACCAGGGTGTGAGTTATCCTTGATGATGTTCCGAGCTCTGCTGAGGCACCGTGTGGTGTAGATGTCCAtcagggaggggagagagcagCGAACAATCCTCTGGGCTGCCTGGAGTGTCCTCTGAAACCTTCTTCTGTTCACCTCGGTGCAGCTCCCGTACAACGTGGACACATGGTATGTCTATGGAGCGTCTCTATGGAAGACTGGTAGAGGaccaaaaatgcaaaaaggaaCACTGAAAGGGAGAGCCGTGAGCTGCTGCACCTGAGCatgccgccatcttggaagaGGGGTAGGTTATATCTATGAAAGATGATTTATAGTTGCCCATTTGCCATACCTCaccaacaaataataaaaataataaacaatatgttGTGGTCGATGGcgtcaaatgcttttttttttttttttcagattaataaatacCACCAGggcaatgtttttattgtcagtgcAAGTTGTTCTCTCTTCCCTCTACAGTTGATCATATTTTTTCTAAAGCCATATTCACTATCCACCAACAATTTGTGCTTTTCAATAAATTCTTCAAGAAAAAGTTTATCTTTTCCAATCCCCGTACTTACCCTGAAGAGACTGTGTCAGAATCCAGGAGCGAGTGAGAAAGGTTGTAGGTTGTAGATCAGGTTAAAGGGAGATTAAAGGACAATTTGTATTGAAACTGGTGAAAAACATAACTGGGTCACTTACAGCAGTGATTCACGTGACCTAGAGAgagttatttattaatctgactCCGACCTAAGGatcaaattcaaacaaaaaaacttttatcatttttttctttttttactgtacTGTGGAACTGTAAGTAATTAAGTTTGTTAATTTGCTGTAGTAGAGGTCCAAGGCAGAAGAAGTATACACTACttcacatgtttaatgatgagTTACATTATGTTATTCCTCTTCTAATGttgaaaaaaagtttgaaattggAATAAttttttcaccttttatttCAATGGCTGTTTCAGTGAACTAAGTGAGGCACAGTGAGTGACAGTGGATTTTCAAACAGTGAGTTTCAACCAGTGTTTCAGCCTTCAAACACACattgcaaatttaatttaaataacattaattgTTTTCCGTCTTAAATGgctgatattttagttttaccGTAAATTTTCAGGCTTTAATTTGTTCTCTGGGAAAGGTTCGTTTTAAAagtttgtattttgttattaaagagATACATGGTAAATTTGAAGATCAAGTTTGTTTTCAAACTTCAGTTCACTATGTTCAAATGCAGTTCTTCATGGCCTACCTTCacggtgacgtcacgatgttgTAGGCTGGAggcaacactgtcactttcaaccatgagaaagtcgtcttgctgtatttttggctgaTAAAGCCAAAggatcaaaaacactaacttgaagttacATACAGTCACTGTCTTTGAAGttacataccagccactgctagtcatagacaactttggtttggcttggGCGATTAAAAGGAAGGATTGGAGCGTGACAATCAACTATgggcacacttcatatcaggtcagattgatgtgtaatgcatcatcagtttcagcctggaaaacgttatgAATTAGAATAAATCTTGACTGAAATATGTAAGTTAAGTATTTAGGAGATTCTTGTTACATCACAACGttacgtgtttcaggggtgtccaagcagaagttgcatttattacattatcctccacagtggttccacttacttcttgtaatatctctgttagagaggcttcacttgataaagacagaccagactttgtcccctctgtgtcctcctttggtcaaatcgtccatccagtgagtgagcgTATAGAGGTTGGCGAATGTAgccccatcagtcagagtcaactttttaaataaGACTCACAGAGAGtaagtgtattagtatattctctaaaaaacagtctcttgaaatatgctaatcgCCGTGTACAACCTATAGTGTGTTAGAGAGTGTTAGaaatttatctatttatataaattacaATGTAACttacatattttacaaaaatatgtaagaaaaaagtttgttttttcttacatatgtttctgtttgcctggtttgattcttgattctttgAAATTTGATTTCTTGGAAAACAGGCTCATAGGTTCCCTGTCAATGCACACAAGATAATGGCCTCATGGTGGTGCCAGAGGATTTTTCTTCGGATTCGTGGACAGTAAATGTCAATACCAGATGATGTTGATTCAATAAATAGCTTCtgcaaaacagatttttagTCTGGGCCAAAGCTGTGagtaaaagcttttcttttccatgtaTTGTAAACAAATGGAAGAAAGTGATGCATGGTTGAAAACTATGTCatatatcatgtaaataaacacaaataagagGGAGAGTGTTAGTGCCCTAATTTTTATTGTGACATATTGATTTTGATAATAGTTTGATAACAATGGCAGTAGAACTAATGAATGGTACACTTTAATTATACAgtgtaatacattttattttatgtactatgaataatgaaaaaaaatcctttcaaatGTCTATTATTGGATGCTGCAGGTCACTCTGCTGGCTTGTCccctgaagagaaaaacaaaacagtaattataaatttaaaaaagtttgcTGTGTGGAGTCATTTGTCCTGAAAGCAGATTGTTATTCATACTCACAAATGATTGGTCCAATGGTGATGGGCTTCAGATAAGCAGATCTGGAAACAGAGCGTTGTGTCCTGCTTCTGCAGTTCTAAAATGTGAaagggtggggaaaaaataatagcATCAAAAGACATATCAGCAATGAATATGGACGGCTTAAATGTGTAACTCACAGGAACACAGTAGGAGATTCTTTGGTCACACAGGCTGAGTCCACAGTGAAGATAAATATCTCTGTATCCGTCCTGGAACAGGaacaacagagcagagaaacGGGCCTGGAGGGATGAGCCGCTCTCAGTCACTGACACCTGCTGGCGGCTTGTTGGACACCTATCAGAGAAGATGGAGATCATCAGAGTTGTTAAAAGTCACACAATCCTAGAAAGCATTAAGTGGTCAAAAGGTGCACATACTTGTTGTGGATCAGAGGGTATTGTGTGGGATCATTAGGGCTTGATGAGTGAGTGGCAAAGCAGTCTTCCAGAACAAGTGTGAAGCTTGTGTCTCTCCTGTCCACAAAGACACCCACATACAGCGGTGAGCCCACAGGGAGGGTAACCCTGCCTGCAGGATAAGTCTCAGTGTAGCTGGAGTCACGAAACAGATACATTGAGGCTCTTGCTTTTGGACCGGAACCTGAAATGCCACCTGCCAACCTGTCAAAAAAGACagtcatatgttttttttcacattttcttcttcttagttttttatacatatatatgttacaGAAAGTTATCAACCAAAAATAAAGAGTAGAGAGACGATGTGATCTTAGCCTCAGAATtgttatcagaatatgagtaaGGAAATACACCATGAGGATTTTATTATGAGGCACGTTTCTACTGATAtagggaaaacaaaaactctctgaCACAGTTGTATACTCCTACAACAATTCAGAACAACATATTATGTTACATATTCTTCTTCATAAATTATGTGATCACTGTTAACCGTTTGCCTTTAAACTTCAGGACAGCAATCAGACACAGGGATATCATGGGTCAAGGGCAGCAGGGGAAATGTGGTCTTGTTCTTGGGACCAGCCCACAAGAGGACAGGGGGGCAAAAGCCATTGGGCAGGCAAAACAAGGGGAGTGGATGACATGGGAAGGagtggaaaagagaaagatcTTCTGGCAAGAGCTATGACAAATGGAGGCATTCAGAACCAGCTTCGCCATCAAGGCTGCCTACGGTGTCCTCCCATCTCCCAAGAGCCTCAGTCAGTGGTATGGTGAAGACCCCCCATACTCATTCTGTCGGGACTCCAGCAACACTGAAACACATCCTAGTGGGCTGTAAGACCAGCTTCAATCAAGGCCGTTAGACCTGGCGGCACGGTCAGGTGCTCAAGTGTCTTGCAGCAGTGCTGGAAATGCAACAAATGAGTGTCAGTGCCCTTCCACCCATGTCATCCCACTGGCAAGCAACAACTTTTGTCCAGGAGGGTGAGGGTCAAGCCTTTCTCGCCACCTCAACACCAGATCAGTGGAGGAGGGCATGTGATTGGAAGTTGCTGGCAGACTTAGACCAAAAGCTCTTCTTCACAATGGAGGTCAACCTGCGACTAGACCTGGTGCTATGGTTAGCTTCAATCAGGCACGTACACATCATTGAGCCTTGGGAGTGCTCAATAGAGGAGGCCTACAATCACAAAAAGTTACATGAAGAGTTATATGAAGCTTGCTCCAATACACAACAACGAGACTGGAAGGTGAGTGTTCGACCAGTTGAATTAGATTGCAGAGGGTTTGTAGCCACTTCAACATCCAGGCTACTCCAGGAGATGTGAGGGAAGGCTCACAGGCAGACAGTCAAGGATCTCTCCAGAGATGCTGAAAAGAGGAGTCAGTGGCTGTTGATGAAGAGACTCCACCTGGGCCTTCAAGTGAATTGATAGTGTCTAGGTGGTGAACCTGGAACGGTGCGATTCACTGCTGAAAGGAGGTGTCACAGGCCTATCAGTAAAACATCAAAAAAGGAGTGTCCACATTCAATTAAAGCCTACTCACGATAGCTCTGGTCTGATAGCCACGTTCAGGCTGGTGTCTGTGTCCAGGGAATAAGCGCAGGAGAAGGGAAGACTCACAGGAACCGCAAAGGATACATTAGTTGgatagataaataaactgtTGGAGTAGATGGCATGTGTGCGGTTGGTCTGAAAgacaaataattcatttatcAATGATAAGTTCAATGATTAGAGAGAGTGCTATGAGCATTAAGTGGTTTAAGATAATGAATAGTTAGTGAAACAACATGTTTTGATCAAGGTGATAATAAACACCTGGAGATACTTTACAAGTACTAAGACTACATACAGTGTGTGCATCATATGTATGTGAGGTCAACCGATTAGACGTAGAATGGAGgttctgtaataaaaaataaaagataaaaataattaaaataggCAAGTACTTACACTCAGGATGTTTCCACAGGCACCGGCCTTAGCCTCCACTTCGTACCAAACAATATCATCGCGTATTGTGACCCAGGAGCAATTGCGAGAAGCCAAGTTGCCAGAGAATGGATCCAAACCAGCAGAAACCACACTACTCAAAAGGAGTCCTACCTGGAGTTTGTCACGGCCACAGATAAGTTGGGTAGGCGGGAGTGAAGGTTGCTGAACTAAAGACAGAGATATACAAATAATACATACAAATGAGACCAATAACCTCCAGTAAACCATCCTCTCAGTGTGAAATTTAACTATTGATAAACTTACCTTCACATACAGCACTTGCATCTTCATTATGACCACAGTTGTGGATTCCAAACCCCAGATGTCCACAGTCTGTTATTGATGATTCATTTCCAAAACATCTGACATCATCCAGCCAGATGGGTCCAGTTCCTTGTCCAAATGCTGCACTTTGGAGCGCAGAACGAGCCCTTCCACAGCCCAGCTGTCTGCACACCACGTTAGCATCATTCAGGTCCCAGGAATCATCACACACTGTGCCCCACTGTCCACTGTGGAAGATCTCCACTCTCCCAGAGCAAGAGCTGTTTCCTCCATTGGCCAGACGGACCTGACCCTCAACTCCTGTGCTGTTGTCTGCTGGTGTTGTGGTAATGTTGGTCCATGTCGCTGGAGTTGTTGTGACGTTTGATGGTTCTGGTGTCGCCGGAAAAATAGTGCTGTTGATTGTGGTAGTAGTGTTTACCAGATTTGCGGCAGATGTCTGTGATATCGGGTTAGGCGTTGTGGAAGAAACTCCAGGATCTAATACGCTCAcctctgtttaaaataaaaaagtgctcTAATAGTAAagtaacattttgtttctcacaAGCTGAATTTGAGTtcaaaataacaatttaatcatctgtgaaatgaatggattagacatgaaaatgtaatttgttcTTACAGTATTTGAAATGCTACATTACCTGTGCAGTATGCAAGGTGGCATGTGGATGGTATATCAAGTTTGTAGACATAGTAGTCATGACAGCGTTTGACAAGAATGGTATGTGAGCTGAAATAACAGCAGCTCCCTCCCCAGGAATTACAAACTGTGCGATTTACAATTCCATCTGACTTTGTTGGATGAGGTTCTGTTATCCACAAAGGTGCATGAGTCCCACACCTGTATGTTTCTACACACCTCTCTGGAATTTGAGCACTGGTCTCTTCCAGCAACAGGCGATACCAGCCCTGCCAATTAATATCTCGATCACAGTGTATGACTGCATTACCAGTGTTATTTGTTGAACGCCAGTCATCATTCAGTACAGTGTAGAGGTCACATGGATCAGCACATTCAGCCGTCCCATTGCTTTGGATGCAGTCCCAGCCTAAAGGACAAACTGTGTGTCCACAGCTGAACTGGACCGACTGAGAGGAGGGAGTTATTCTGGTCCTGGAGGAAGGCACCAGACATTCAAATGAGCCTGGTGTGTTGTAGCAAATCTCAGGTGGCGTGCAGGGTGGGTTAGAGAGGGAGCACTCGTCAATGTCCACACATCCACTGTCTGGTGACCAGTGGAAACCTTGACTACAGCACGACGAGTCATTGCAGAGTTTTATGTCGTAGCAGCTTAGACCATCACCTACGAAACCGTCTTTACAGACACAAGAGAGAACCGGGCTGGAGAAAGAGTCGCCTCTTTCTTGTGACTCCAAGCAGGTGGATTCCACATGACATGAATCACAGCTGGAAACAAAGACCCCTGCTAAAAGACGGAGAGAGATAATttgatgtgttgtttgtttaagtAAAAATAATCAGTCTTTGTGTTATGCATGCtgtgagtgcaaaaaaaaagcaaatacactTTCATCTGTATATCCATCCACCCTAAATGTTGCGACGGGCAGATTTAATTTGCATTCGACATCTAAACTAAAGCCCTttaatgtgtgacaaaaaaaagccaccaaaaaatacttttcaGTATAATTACTCATTCAATATGTTTCTCGCCAAAGATGACAAAAGGAGAGATGGTTTACCTGAAGTGGTTTTGgtaaaaagatgtaaaagtaTGAGCATGAAGAATGCCCTGTGCCCTCGCATTGTGGACCACATCCAAGCTGCTGAAAAAGACAGATCAGTAATCTAAATGAGAAAAGTACCAGTGAGGGTGAGAATTTATAGATCTGTTAATCGTAAATGGGTAAAACATTGATTTATATGACGTCAAAGAATTTACTTGGTAAAAAGATAAAGGGTCTCACTCAGTCAGAACTGCCACACAAAGACATGACTAATTATATTTTATGACATTACAACCAATCTTTTATCATTTAGTGAATCTATAGAGTGGTACAAATAACCACTTCAAATGACAGAACATAAACTGAGCAGGAaaacttcacacaaacactaatCCAGATGGCTGAGTCTCATGGTCTGCTTTCTTGCTTTTTTCATAGTTTTCACCTAAGTTTCCAACATTTTATAATTCCCTTGAAGTCAGGTGCCATTaggtgaataaaaacacactgcatTAATGAAACTGGCTCTGGACATGTAATTAATTATCATACCACAGGTGTGTGTTGGGCCTGATCTTATGTTTTCactatattttaaaaagtattcactcatccatccaaaaaagtgaattcaggtgttccaatcacttccatggatAAAATCAAGGTCCTAGGTATGAAAACTACTTCTACAAACAATTGTGAAAGAATTGGTCACTTTCAGGacctcagtgaattccagcatggtactgtgataggatgccacctgtgcaacaagtccagctgtGAAATTTCCAAAATATTCCACAGTCCACAGTCACAGTCAGTGGAATTATAACAATGTATACAATTGTaacagcaactcagccacaaAGTGTCAGGCCACGTAAAATGTCAGACCAGGGTCAGTGGGTGGTGAGGCACATAGTGCCAGAGGTCGCCAACTTTTTGCAGAGTCAATCACTACAGGCCTCCAAACTTCAGGTGgtcttcagattagctcaacaACAGTCTGtcgagagcttcatggaatgggtttctatggctgagcagctgcatccaagacTTACATCATCAAGTGTAATGCACAACGTCAGATGCAGTGATGTAAAGCACgccaccactggactctggagcagtGGAGACCAATCACATTTCTGCTGGAAATCTGATGGATcaatctgggtttggtggttgcCAAGAGACCTGTACTTGTCTTACTGCACTGtcccaagtgtgaagtttggtggagggggatAACGGTGTGGGGTTTTGTTCAGGAGCTGGACTTGAGTCCTGACTTCAACCTGATAGAACATCTGagatgaattagatgaagactgtgaaCCAGACTTTCTCCTCCATCATCAGTGTCCGACCTCACAAATACGTTTCTGAAAGAATGGTCAAGAATTCCCATAAAACACTcttaaaccttgtggaaagccttcgcAGAAGTGTTGAAGTTGTTATAGCTGCAAAGATGCAGCTGATGTCAGTTTAAACCCTATAGATTAAGAACGGGATGTCACTTAAAATCATGTGCTTATAAAGGCAGGATTAGTGAATACTTTTTACAATATAATGTATCTCTGACTGACTTTGAAAAAAATTGTTTTCACAAGTCAATCCAGTTTCTATTGTCACACCGCGGTGTGGTCATGtcttattttggtgtgtttgtcttgCCATTTCCTGCCTTATTTTggaaagtaactctcctctcatTTCAGGTCTTTTggccttcctcatgtgtcaccagtctgattgtcctccctgattcctgattgtgtccacctggtgctcccttccctccatgtgtttaagtggTCTGCGTCTACCTTGTCTTGTGCCACTGTGTTCGTCATTTTTGTATGTTCTACCCGTGCCTGCTATCCATGCCACAGTCTGCCTTGCCTTGCTGCCTTGAGTTTACCTCGACagagtgatttttctttgtcacttaTGAGCTTAGTTCTAGTGATTGGGTTTTCTGTTTAGAgatagttgtttttgttttctcctttcggagtgattttgtgtttagtcTTTCTTTGCTTAACCTCCCGTTATTTAGGAGTGATTCTTTGTTTCCCCAGTTTTCCTTACCAGGTTTTACTTCTTCCCTTTTGGAGCACCTTTTGTTtgtcagggttttatttttcccctcctgTTAGGTCAGgttagtttgtttgttagtGTAGTTCGTATTGTGAGTTTTGTAGCCACGAggatctttgttttttcctcctctggagtGATTTTACTTTGATAAGATTTCATAGCTACGTCAGGAGATTGTTTCAtagcacttttatttacactctGAGTATCCTCACCCTGTTgattctgtgaaataaagtcaccTTAACTGCCACCcctctgcatctgagtcctgctttgagccCGGCCTGACATCTATGAGCTTCTCATGTCCTCATTTTGTTGATTATGAAATACTGTTAAGTCCAGAAATAATTgtcttatatttgttttattgttccaAGATAAATGATTGACTCAGTGCTTTTATCTATTATTTTATCAATACTGTGCTAATGATGCTAATATAATGATTTTACAGCACTTTTTGCTGGGAAGTATTTATGTGTGAGACTGTTCCTTGGACTGTTGGACATTGTtcagtgacacagagacactatactggatgttggatgttttcACTATTgcttttgactc
The nucleotide sequence above comes from Mugil cephalus isolate CIBA_MC_2020 chromosome 2, CIBA_Mcephalus_1.1, whole genome shotgun sequence. Encoded proteins:
- the LOC125003643 gene encoding uromodulin-like isoform X2, with amino-acid sequence MWSTMRGHRAFFMLILLHLFTKTTSAGVFVSSCDSCHVESTCLESQERGDSFSSPVLSCVCKDGFVGDGLSCYDIKLCNDSSCCSQGFHWSPDSGCVDIDECSLSNPPCTPPEICYNTPGSFECLVPSSRTRITPSSQSVQFSCGHTVCPLGWDCIQSNGTAECADPCDLYTVLNDDWRSTNNTGNAVIHCDRDINWQGWYRLLLEETSAQIPERCVETYRCGTHAPLWITEPHPTKSDGIVNRTVCNSWGGSCCYFSSHTILVKRCHDYYVYKLDIPSTCHLAYCTEVSVLDPGVSSTTPNPISQTSAANLVNTTTTINSTIFPATPEPSNVTTTPATWTNITTTPADNSTGVEGQVRLANGGNSSCSGRVEIFHSGQWGTVCDDSWDLNDANVVCRQLGCGRARSALQSAAFGQGTGPIWLDDVRCFGNESSITDCGHLGFGIHNCGHNEDASAVCEVQQPSLPPTQLICGRDKLQVGLLLSSVVSAGLDPFSGNLASRNCSWVTIRDDIVWYEVEAKAGACGNILSTNRTHAIYSNSLFIYPTNVSFAVPVSLPFSCAYSLDTDTSLNVAIRPELLAGGISGSGPKARASMYLFRDSSYTETYPAGRVTLPVGSPLYVGVFVDRRDTSFTLVLEDCFATHSSSPNDPTQYPLIHNKCPTSRQQVSVTESGSSLQARFSALLFLFQDGYRDIYLHCGLSLCDQRISYCVPNCRSRTQRSVSRSAYLKPITIGPIIWDKPAE
- the LOC125003643 gene encoding pancreatic secretory granule membrane major glycoprotein GP2-like isoform X1 — protein: MWSTMRGHRAFFMLILLHLFTKTTSAGVFVSSCDSCHVESTCLESQERGDSFSSPVLSCVCKDGFVGDGLSCYDIKLCNDSSCCSQGFHWSPDSGCVDIDECSLSNPPCTPPEICYNTPGSFECLVPSSRTRITPSSQSVQFSCGHTVCPLGWDCIQSNGTAECADPCDLYTVLNDDWRSTNNTGNAVIHCDRDINWQGWYRLLLEETSAQIPERCVETYRCGTHAPLWITEPHPTKSDGIVNRTVCNSWGGSCCYFSSHTILVKRCHDYYVYKLDIPSTCHLAYCTEVSVLDPGVSSTTPNPISQTSAANLVNTTTTINSTIFPATPEPSNVTTTPATWTNITTTPADNSTGVEGQVRLANGGNSSCSGRVEIFHSGQWGTVCDDSWDLNDANVVCRQLGCGRARSALQSAAFGQGTGPIWLDDVRCFGNESSITDCGHLGFGIHNCGHNEDASAVCEVQQPSLPPTQLICGRDKLQVGLLLSSVVSAGLDPFSGNLASRNCSWVTIRDDIVWYEVEAKAGACGNILSTNRTHAIYSNSLFIYPTNVSFAVPVSLPFSCAYSLDTDTSLNVAIRPELSLAGGISGSGPKARASMYLFRDSSYTETYPAGRVTLPVGSPLYVGVFVDRRDTSFTLVLEDCFATHSSSPNDPTQYPLIHNKCPTSRQQVSVTESGSSLQARFSALLFLFQDGYRDIYLHCGLSLCDQRISYCVPNCRSRTQRSVSRSAYLKPITIGPIIWDKPAE
- the LOC125003643 gene encoding pancreatic secretory granule membrane major glycoprotein GP2-like isoform X3, producing MWSTMRGHRAFFMLILLHLFTKTTSGVFVSSCDSCHVESTCLESQERGDSFSSPVLSCVCKDGFVGDGLSCYDIKLCNDSSCCSQGFHWSPDSGCVDIDECSLSNPPCTPPEICYNTPGSFECLVPSSRTRITPSSQSVQFSCGHTVCPLGWDCIQSNGTAECADPCDLYTVLNDDWRSTNNTGNAVIHCDRDINWQGWYRLLLEETSAQIPERCVETYRCGTHAPLWITEPHPTKSDGIVNRTVCNSWGGSCCYFSSHTILVKRCHDYYVYKLDIPSTCHLAYCTEVSVLDPGVSSTTPNPISQTSAANLVNTTTTINSTIFPATPEPSNVTTTPATWTNITTTPADNSTGVEGQVRLANGGNSSCSGRVEIFHSGQWGTVCDDSWDLNDANVVCRQLGCGRARSALQSAAFGQGTGPIWLDDVRCFGNESSITDCGHLGFGIHNCGHNEDASAVCEVQQPSLPPTQLICGRDKLQVGLLLSSVVSAGLDPFSGNLASRNCSWVTIRDDIVWYEVEAKAGACGNILSTNRTHAIYSNSLFIYPTNVSFAVPVSLPFSCAYSLDTDTSLNVAIRPELSLAGGISGSGPKARASMYLFRDSSYTETYPAGRVTLPVGSPLYVGVFVDRRDTSFTLVLEDCFATHSSSPNDPTQYPLIHNKCPTSRQQVSVTESGSSLQARFSALLFLFQDGYRDIYLHCGLSLCDQRISYCVPNCRSRTQRSVSRSAYLKPITIGPIIWDKPAE